TCGCACAGAGCGCTCAGCTGACTCATCTGCGGTAGCAGGCGTTGGGTGATGAAGCGGCCGTTGTCGGCATCGACCAGCATCCAACGCCGATCCCCCTGCAGGCCGAGACCGTCAACCGCACTGCGCTGCAGCACTTCGCCGCGGCCGGACTTGAGCGGATAACGGTATAGCCCCGAGAGACTCAGCATGCGTCAGGTTCCTGTTGGCAAAACGCCGCTATACGAGGTGACGGCGACGCTCACAAGCAACAAAACTCGGGAAATTATGCAGATCAGTAACGCTCGCTCGGTCACCAGCGGCCATCGACGCGCGGCGGGTTGCACCCGCCCTCCAGCGACTTTAGCTGGGCTCGTCCAACTCGAGGCGTTGACGTACCACGTCGACGAGCTTGTCCGGCTGGAATTTGGAGAGGAAGTTGTCGCAACCGACCTTCTTCACCATCGCCTCGTTGAAGCTGCCGGACAGCGACGTGTGCAGCACGACGTAGAGGTCCTTCAGTCGCGAATCGTTGCGAATCTCGCTGGTCAGGCGGTAGCCGTCCATCTCCGGCATTTCGGCATCGGTGAAGATCATCAGCAGCTTGTCGGTCATCACTTCGCCGCTATCCGCCCACTTCTTCAGCAGGTTCAGGGCTTTCAGACCATCGCCCGCCATGTGCAGGCGCATGCCCAGTTGGGTCAGGGTATCGCGCAGCTGGCTCAGCGCCACGCTGGAGTCGTCCACCAGTAGCACTTCACGACCGCGCGCCTTCTCCAGCAACGGATCGGCAAGTTTCTCTTCGGAGACCTTGGTGCTCATCGGCACGATCTCGGCCAGCACCTTTTCCACGTCGATGACCTCGACGATCTGCTCGTCGACCTTGGTGATCGCAGTCAGGTAATGCTGGCGACCGGCGCCACCGGGCGGCGGCTGGATCGACTCCCAATTGAGGTTGAGGATGCGATCGACGCTGCCGACCAGGAAGGCCTGCACCGAACGGTTGTACTCGGTGACGATGATGGTGCTGCGCTCATCCGGCACCAGCGGGCGCATGCCGATGGCCTGGGACAGATCGATCACCGGCAGGGTCTGTCCGCGCAGGTTGACCACACCGCAAACGAAGCGGTGACGCTGCGGCATCAACGTCAGTTTGGGCATCTGCAGGACTTCCTGCACCTTGAACACGTTGATGGCGAACAACTGCCGACCGGCCAGGCGGAACATGAGAATTTCCAGGCGGTTCTCGCCGACCAGTTGCGTGCGTTGATCTACTGAATCGAGGATGCCAGCCATCATGCGCTCCGAGGTATATAGATTGAGTCTAGTCTGCCGTTCGGGTTATCGGCGAACTGCCGGCATACTGAAGCCTTGCTGGCGCGCCGCCATCATGCCTCAGCCCTAGGCGCCTGACCAGCGAGCAATGGCGAATGTCTGGGTAGATGCAGACGCAGCGCGCCAGGTTGTGCGCTGAAGCGCAAACGCTTGCTTTCCATCGGCTCGCCATCGAGGTTCAAATCCAGCCCTTCCTGCGCCTCCACTTCCAGCCAGGGCAGCCGCGCGCTGACCGCGACGCTCTGCACACCATGCATCCCGCCCGAGAGCAATGTGCCCAGGGTGCTCACCACATCCTGCGCCGCCGGCACGATACAGACGTCCAGCAGGCCGTCGTCAATGGTCGCCTCTGGACAGAGCAGATGACCGCCACCGGCCTGGCGCCCGTTGCCGATGCCCAATGCCAGAAATTCGCCCTGCCACTCGAAATCCGGCCCGTGAAACCGACCGGCGGCCGCGCGCACTTCGGAAAAGCGGCTGAGCCCGGTGAGCAGATAGGCGGCGCCACCCAGGACTTTCTTGAGTTCCTCCGGCGTGTTGGCGGTGACGTTGGAGCCGAAACCGCCCGTGGCCATATTAAGGAAAGCGCGTTCACCGGCCATGCCCACGTCAACGGCCACCGGCTCGACCTCCAGCAGTGCCAGCGCGGCAGCCGGCGTCAGCGGTATGCCAGCAGCGTGGGCGAAATCATTGGCCGTGCCCAGCGGCAGCAGAGCCAGGCTCGCATCGCCCTGCGCCTTGACCAGCGCTTCGACCACATCACGCAGGGTGCCATCACCGCCACCGGCAATCAGCGTCGGGTAACCAGCAGCCAGCCCTTCCTCGACCAGCCGCTCGGCGTCCCCGCCTTCCCAGGTCAGGCGCACGGCCAAATCCCAGCCACGCTCACGCAGGCCGCTCACGGCCGTCCTCACCTCTTCGTTCAACGCCTGCTTGCCATGCAGGATCAACCAGGCTTTGCGTTCGCGCATTGCACTGCTCCTTGAAGGAATCAGCGAAAGCCTAGTGCCTGGCCTTCGCGAAAATTAATCAAACTAATAGATATTAAATCCGTAAATATTGCGCTTTTAAATCGATTACACGGAATAGATCATAGCGTCATCGACATTGCACGGGGCTGAACCCATGCACGACTGGAGGATTGACCATGATCGATGTACGTCCGTTCGAACAACTCGGTGGTGCTCATCACGGCTGGCTCAACGCCCGTCACCACTTTTCCTTCGCCGAATACTACGACGCCGAGCGGATGAACTGGGGCCGCCTGCGCGTGTGGAACGACGACGAGATCGCTCCACATTCAGGCTTCCCGCCGCACCCGCACCGCGACATGGAGATCATCACCTACGTTCGCGAAGGTGCCATCAGCCATGAGGACAACCTGGGCAACAAGGGCCGCACCGAGGCTGGCGATGTGCAGGTAATGAGTGCTGGGACCGGTATCGCTCACAGCGAGTACAACCTGGAGGATGAAACCACCAAGATCTTCCAGATCTGGATCCAGCCGAACCAGGCCGGCCTG
The genomic region above belongs to Pseudomonas sediminis and contains:
- a CDS encoding pirin family protein, producing MIDVRPFEQLGGAHHGWLNARHHFSFAEYYDAERMNWGRLRVWNDDEIAPHSGFPPHPHRDMEIITYVREGAISHEDNLGNKGRTEAGDVQVMSAGTGIAHSEYNLEDETTKIFQIWIQPNQAGLPPSWGAKPFPKGDRSGSFVTLASGYEEDVDALRIRTDARLVAATVKAGQSAEYALQPGRKAYLVGATGAFSVNGVNVKARDGVAIADEALIRIEAQEDSEIVLVDVA
- the yegS gene encoding lipid kinase YegS — encoded protein: MRERKAWLILHGKQALNEEVRTAVSGLRERGWDLAVRLTWEGGDAERLVEEGLAAGYPTLIAGGGDGTLRDVVEALVKAQGDASLALLPLGTANDFAHAAGIPLTPAAALALLEVEPVAVDVGMAGERAFLNMATGGFGSNVTANTPEELKKVLGGAAYLLTGLSRFSEVRAAAGRFHGPDFEWQGEFLALGIGNGRQAGGGHLLCPEATIDDGLLDVCIVPAAQDVVSTLGTLLSGGMHGVQSVAVSARLPWLEVEAQEGLDLNLDGEPMESKRLRFSAQPGALRLHLPRHSPLLAGQAPRAEA
- a CDS encoding chemotaxis protein CheV, which translates into the protein MAGILDSVDQRTQLVGENRLEILMFRLAGRQLFAINVFKVQEVLQMPKLTLMPQRHRFVCGVVNLRGQTLPVIDLSQAIGMRPLVPDERSTIIVTEYNRSVQAFLVGSVDRILNLNWESIQPPPGGAGRQHYLTAITKVDEQIVEVIDVEKVLAEIVPMSTKVSEEKLADPLLEKARGREVLLVDDSSVALSQLRDTLTQLGMRLHMAGDGLKALNLLKKWADSGEVMTDKLLMIFTDAEMPEMDGYRLTSEIRNDSRLKDLYVVLHTSLSGSFNEAMVKKVGCDNFLSKFQPDKLVDVVRQRLELDEPS